One genomic window of Pseudomonas aeruginosa includes the following:
- a CDS encoding YaiI/YqxD family protein, which translates to MRIWIDADACPKAAKELVCKFALKRKLEVWMVAGQPQVKPPFACVRLVVVESGMDAADDYLVEQAEPGDLAICSDVPLADRLIKKQVAALDPRGREFDARNMGDKLAMRNLMADLRDQGQMGGGQAPYGERDRQAFANALDRLLTRLQREADLRASQPHR; encoded by the coding sequence ATGCGTATCTGGATCGATGCCGACGCCTGCCCCAAGGCGGCCAAGGAACTGGTCTGCAAGTTCGCCCTCAAGCGCAAGCTGGAAGTCTGGATGGTCGCCGGCCAGCCGCAGGTCAAGCCGCCGTTCGCCTGCGTGCGTCTGGTGGTGGTGGAAAGCGGGATGGATGCGGCTGACGATTACCTGGTGGAGCAGGCCGAGCCGGGCGACCTGGCGATCTGCAGCGACGTACCGCTGGCCGATCGGCTGATCAAGAAACAGGTTGCCGCCCTCGATCCTCGCGGCCGCGAGTTCGACGCGCGGAACATGGGCGATAAGCTGGCCATGCGCAACCTGATGGCCGACCTGCGTGACCAGGGGCAGATGGGCGGCGGCCAGGCGCCCTACGGTGAGCGTGACCGCCAGGCGTTCGCCAACGCCCTGGACCGCCTGCTCACCCGCCTGCAGCGGGAAGCCGATCTACGCGCGAGTCAGCCGCACAGATAG
- the elbB gene encoding isoprenoid biosynthesis glyoxalase ElbB, with the protein MHKKVAVILSGCGVYDGAEIHESVITLLRLSQRGAEAQCFAPNIAQHHVVNHLTGEEMPESRNVLVESARIARGEVKDLREARAEDYDALIVPGGFGAAKNLSDFAINGAQCQVQPDVLALAKAFAEAGKPVGLICIAPAMAAKIYGAGVQCTIGNDADTADALKQMGAEHIDAPVDEIVEDSARKLVTTPAYMLAQSIAEAASGINKLVDRVLELVDQDKA; encoded by the coding sequence ATGCACAAGAAAGTTGCCGTCATCCTCTCCGGTTGTGGCGTCTACGATGGCGCGGAAATCCACGAAAGCGTGATCACCCTGCTCCGCCTCAGCCAGCGAGGCGCCGAGGCACAATGCTTCGCGCCGAACATCGCCCAGCACCATGTGGTCAACCACCTGACCGGCGAGGAAATGCCGGAAAGCCGCAATGTCCTGGTCGAGTCCGCGCGTATCGCCCGCGGCGAAGTCAAGGACCTGCGCGAAGCCCGCGCCGAGGACTACGACGCGCTGATCGTGCCCGGTGGCTTCGGCGCTGCGAAGAACCTCAGCGACTTTGCCATCAACGGCGCGCAATGCCAGGTGCAGCCGGACGTGCTGGCGCTGGCCAAGGCTTTCGCCGAAGCCGGCAAGCCAGTCGGGCTGATCTGCATCGCTCCGGCGATGGCGGCGAAGATCTACGGCGCCGGCGTCCAATGCACCATCGGCAACGACGCCGACACCGCCGACGCGCTGAAGCAGATGGGTGCCGAGCACATCGACGCGCCGGTGGACGAGATCGTCGAAGACAGCGCGCGCAAGCTGGTGACCACCCCGGCCTACATGCTCGCCCAGTCGATAGCCGAAGCCGCTTCCGGGATCAACAAGCTGGTCGACCGGGTGCTCGAACTGGTGGACCAGGACAAGGCCTGA
- the hemB gene encoding porphobilinogen synthase, translating into MSFTPANRAYPYTRLRRNRRDDFSRRLVRENVLTVDDLILPVFVLDGVNQRESIPSMPGVERLSIDQLLIEAEEWVALGIPALALFPVTPVEKKSLDAAEAYNPEGIAQRATRALRERFPELGIITDVALDPFTTHGQDGILDDDGYVLNDVSIDVLVRQALSHAEAGAQVVAPSDMMDGRIGAIREALESAGHTNVRIMAYSAKYASAYYGPFRDAVGSASNLGKGNKATYQMDPANSDEALHEVAADLAEGADMVMVKPGMPYLDIVRRVKDEFRAPTFVYQVSGEYAMHMGAIQNGWLAESVILESLTAFKRAGADGILTYFAKQAAEQLRRGR; encoded by the coding sequence GTGAGCTTCACTCCCGCCAACCGCGCCTATCCCTACACCCGCCTGCGGCGCAATCGCCGCGATGACTTCTCCCGCCGCCTGGTCCGCGAGAATGTCCTCACCGTCGACGACCTGATCCTGCCGGTGTTCGTCCTCGATGGGGTCAACCAGCGTGAAAGCATTCCGTCGATGCCCGGCGTCGAGCGCCTGTCCATCGACCAGTTGCTGATCGAGGCGGAAGAGTGGGTGGCCCTGGGCATTCCGGCGCTGGCGCTGTTCCCGGTGACCCCGGTGGAGAAGAAGTCCCTGGACGCCGCCGAGGCATACAACCCGGAAGGCATCGCCCAGCGCGCCACCCGCGCCCTGCGCGAGCGCTTTCCGGAGCTGGGCATCATCACCGACGTGGCGCTCGACCCGTTCACCACCCATGGCCAGGACGGCATCCTGGATGACGATGGCTACGTCCTCAACGACGTCAGCATCGACGTGCTGGTACGGCAGGCGCTGTCCCACGCCGAGGCCGGCGCCCAGGTGGTAGCGCCCTCGGACATGATGGACGGTCGCATCGGTGCGATCCGCGAGGCCCTGGAGTCTGCCGGCCACACCAATGTGCGGATCATGGCCTACTCGGCCAAGTACGCCAGCGCCTACTACGGTCCGTTCCGCGATGCGGTCGGCTCGGCTTCGAACCTCGGCAAGGGCAACAAGGCCACCTACCAGATGGATCCGGCGAACAGCGACGAGGCACTTCACGAAGTGGCCGCCGACCTGGCCGAAGGCGCCGACATGGTGATGGTCAAGCCGGGCATGCCCTACCTCGACATCGTGCGTCGGGTGAAGGATGAATTCCGCGCCCCGACCTTTGTCTACCAGGTCAGCGGCGAGTATGCGATGCACATGGGCGCCATCCAGAACGGCTGGCTGGCCGAATCGGTGATCCTCGAGTCCCTTACCGCCTTCAAACGTGCCGGCGCCGATGGCATTCTGACCTACTTCGCCAAGCAGGCCGCAGAACAATTAAGACGGGGGCGTTGA
- a CDS encoding acyltransferase family protein — MSSLPYRRDIDGLRALAILPVVFYHLGLGGFTGGYVGVDVFLVISGYLITSIIRRDRQAGRFSFVDFWARRARRILPALFVMMAVSLAAGWFLMEPRDYEQLGRAVRYQTMFASNILFWKQDGYFDAASEFKPLLHTWSLSVEEQFYILFPLLLAAISGRLLRWRLAILLAVLALSLAASVWAVSQRPGSAFFLLPMRAWELLAGAALALLPGASRGHSQWSLQLAATLGIAAILLPVFFYDSDTPFPGLAALPAVLGTALLIWANGAGDTWARRLLGWQPLVWFGLISYSLYLWHWPLYVFVQYHALETLGLPARLGLLAASIGLAALSLYCVEAPFRERKLFAGRRQMLGAALCSLLLLGVVGQLVRHYDGVPSRLSEEALRYAKASKWRDGQTDCMFDKKALSQESICRFPAELAAERPLLVSWGDSHSAALSPLLREQATSRRLPIWQASLAGCPPLLGMLEKDTCLRFNQQMLEFVEQQRPGGVILAGRWDMYIYGDSQDGTRNILREPDDTPDSSIAEALLRQRLSGMIERLNAADVHVWLVKDVPLLPFKAPARLVRLSLSGEDVGRARFPFAEHAARVAYVNALFDALAEGNPRVSVLDPSSVLCDGLDCFAERDGWSLYMDNNHLSTQGAHELGPLFEPMLQSLDDSRIASQQ; from the coding sequence ATGTCGAGCCTGCCTTATCGAAGAGATATCGATGGATTGCGCGCACTGGCCATCTTGCCGGTGGTGTTCTATCACTTGGGCTTGGGCGGTTTCACCGGCGGGTATGTCGGCGTCGATGTCTTTCTGGTGATTTCCGGCTACCTGATCACTTCGATCATCCGGCGCGATCGGCAGGCCGGGCGTTTCAGCTTCGTCGATTTCTGGGCTCGCCGGGCGCGACGCATCCTCCCCGCTTTGTTCGTTATGATGGCCGTCAGCCTGGCGGCCGGCTGGTTCCTGATGGAGCCGCGGGACTACGAGCAACTGGGTCGTGCGGTGCGTTACCAGACGATGTTCGCCTCGAACATCCTGTTCTGGAAGCAGGATGGCTATTTCGACGCCGCGTCCGAATTCAAGCCGCTATTGCATACCTGGTCGTTGTCGGTGGAAGAGCAGTTCTACATTCTCTTCCCGCTACTGCTGGCCGCGATCTCCGGGCGCCTGCTGCGCTGGCGGCTCGCCATCCTCCTCGCGGTCCTGGCGCTATCGCTGGCGGCCAGCGTCTGGGCGGTGAGCCAGCGACCTGGCAGTGCATTCTTCCTCCTGCCGATGCGCGCCTGGGAACTCCTGGCGGGTGCCGCGCTGGCGTTGCTGCCGGGCGCTAGCCGCGGTCATTCGCAATGGTCCCTGCAACTGGCGGCCACCCTCGGCATAGCGGCGATTCTCCTGCCGGTGTTCTTCTACGACAGCGACACTCCTTTCCCCGGCCTCGCGGCGCTGCCGGCGGTGCTTGGCACCGCCCTGCTGATCTGGGCCAACGGCGCCGGCGACACCTGGGCTCGCCGCCTGCTGGGCTGGCAACCGCTGGTCTGGTTCGGTCTGATCTCCTATTCGCTGTACCTCTGGCACTGGCCGCTGTACGTCTTCGTCCAGTACCACGCACTGGAAACCCTGGGCCTGCCGGCACGCCTGGGGTTGCTGGCGGCGAGCATCGGCCTGGCGGCACTGTCGCTGTACTGCGTCGAGGCACCGTTCCGCGAGCGCAAGCTGTTCGCCGGGCGCCGGCAGATGCTTGGCGCGGCGCTGTGCAGCTTGCTGCTGCTGGGAGTCGTTGGCCAGTTGGTGCGGCATTACGACGGCGTGCCGTCGCGTCTTTCCGAGGAAGCCTTGCGTTATGCCAAGGCGTCCAAATGGCGCGATGGGCAGACCGACTGCATGTTCGACAAGAAGGCGCTCAGTCAGGAAAGCATCTGCCGCTTCCCGGCGGAACTGGCTGCCGAACGACCGCTGCTGGTCAGTTGGGGCGACAGCCATTCCGCGGCGTTGAGCCCGCTGCTGCGCGAACAGGCTACCAGTCGCCGACTGCCGATCTGGCAGGCTTCGCTGGCGGGCTGTCCGCCGTTGCTGGGGATGTTGGAAAAGGACACTTGCCTGCGTTTCAACCAGCAGATGCTCGAGTTCGTCGAACAGCAGCGGCCGGGCGGGGTGATCCTCGCCGGGCGCTGGGACATGTATATATACGGCGACTCGCAGGACGGTACCCGCAACATTCTCCGCGAGCCGGACGACACGCCGGACAGCTCGATCGCCGAGGCGCTGCTGCGGCAACGCCTGAGCGGGATGATCGAAAGGCTGAACGCGGCCGACGTACATGTCTGGCTGGTCAAGGACGTACCGCTGCTGCCATTCAAGGCACCGGCGCGGCTGGTGCGGCTGAGTCTGAGCGGGGAGGATGTCGGGCGCGCACGTTTTCCCTTCGCTGAGCACGCTGCGCGCGTCGCCTACGTGAATGCGCTGTTCGATGCGTTGGCCGAAGGCAACCCGCGGGTGAGCGTGCTCGACCCCTCCAGCGTGCTCTGCGATGGCCTGGATTGTTTCGCCGAACGTGATGGCTGGTCGCTGTACATGGATAACAACCACCTTTCGACCCAGGGGGCCCATGAACTCGGGCCTTTGTTCGAGCCGATGCTACAGAGCCTCGACGACTCGAGGATCGCCAGCCAGCAGTGA
- the ppx gene encoding exopolyphosphatase, translating into MPQKPAEAFPLIAALDLGSNSFHLCLAKANIHGEVRILERLGEKVQLAAGLDEERNLSEEATQRGLDCLRRFAQFISGMPQGSVRVVATNALREARNRSDFIRRAEEVLGHPVEVISGREEARLIYLGVANSMPDSGGRRLVSDIGGGSTEFIIGQGFESELRESLQMGCVSYTQRYFRDGKITPARYAQAYTAARLELMGIENSLRRLGWQQAVGASGTIRAVALAIKAGGHGNGEISPDGLAWLKRKVLKLGDVEKLDLEGIKPDRRTIFPAGLAILEAIFDALELEQMVHSEGALREGVLYDLVGRHQHEDVRERTISSLMQRYHVDPEQASRVEAKALKVLAEVGDAWELNDELHRDLLSWGARVHEIGLDIAHYHYHKHGAYLIEHSDLAGFSRQDQQMLSLLVRGHRRNIPADKLAEFAAEGDKLVRLCIVLRFAILFHHIRGTQEMPSVRLKAEPKSLSVTFPEGWLEANPLTQADFAQEAEWLKRVGYSLNVR; encoded by the coding sequence ATGCCGCAAAAACCTGCCGAGGCATTCCCGCTGATTGCCGCCCTGGACCTGGGCTCCAACAGTTTCCACCTCTGTCTGGCCAAGGCCAATATCCACGGCGAAGTCCGCATCCTCGAACGGCTGGGCGAGAAGGTCCAACTGGCCGCCGGCCTCGACGAGGAGCGCAATCTCAGCGAAGAGGCCACCCAGCGCGGCCTCGACTGCCTGCGCCGCTTCGCCCAGTTCATCAGCGGCATGCCCCAGGGTTCCGTACGCGTGGTCGCGACCAACGCCTTGCGCGAGGCGCGCAACCGCAGCGATTTCATCCGTCGTGCGGAAGAGGTTCTCGGCCATCCCGTGGAAGTCATCTCCGGCCGCGAGGAGGCCCGCCTGATCTACCTCGGCGTCGCCAACAGCATGCCCGACAGCGGCGGTCGCCGGCTGGTCAGCGACATCGGCGGCGGCAGCACCGAGTTCATCATCGGCCAGGGTTTCGAGTCCGAGCTGCGGGAAAGCCTGCAGATGGGTTGCGTCAGCTACACCCAACGCTACTTCCGCGACGGCAAGATCACCCCGGCCCGCTACGCCCAGGCGTACACTGCTGCACGCCTGGAACTGATGGGCATCGAGAACAGCCTGCGGCGCCTCGGCTGGCAACAGGCGGTCGGCGCCTCCGGCACCATCCGCGCAGTGGCGCTGGCGATCAAGGCCGGCGGCCACGGCAACGGCGAGATCAGCCCGGACGGACTGGCCTGGCTGAAGCGCAAGGTGCTCAAGCTCGGCGACGTGGAGAAGCTCGATCTGGAAGGGATCAAGCCGGACCGCCGGACCATCTTCCCGGCCGGACTGGCCATTCTCGAAGCGATCTTCGACGCGCTGGAACTGGAACAGATGGTTCACTCCGAGGGCGCCCTGCGCGAAGGCGTTCTCTACGACCTGGTCGGCCGTCACCAGCACGAGGACGTGCGCGAACGCACCATCAGTTCGCTGATGCAGCGCTACCACGTCGATCCGGAGCAGGCTTCGCGGGTGGAGGCCAAGGCCCTCAAGGTGCTTGCCGAAGTCGGCGACGCCTGGGAGCTGAACGACGAACTGCACCGCGACCTGCTGAGCTGGGGCGCACGGGTCCACGAGATCGGCCTGGACATCGCCCATTACCACTACCACAAGCACGGCGCCTACCTGATCGAGCACTCCGACCTGGCTGGCTTCTCGCGCCAGGACCAGCAGATGCTGTCGCTACTGGTACGCGGCCACCGCCGCAACATTCCGGCGGATAAGCTGGCGGAGTTCGCCGCGGAAGGCGACAAGTTGGTGCGCCTGTGCATCGTGCTGCGCTTCGCGATCCTCTTCCACCACATTCGCGGCACCCAGGAAATGCCCTCGGTGCGCCTGAAGGCAGAGCCCAAGAGCCTTTCGGTGACCTTCCCCGAGGGCTGGCTGGAAGCCAACCCGCTGACCCAGGCCGACTTCGCCCAGGAAGCCGAATGGCTCAAGCGGGTCGGCTACAGCCTCAACGTGCGGTAA
- the trxA gene encoding thioredoxin TrxA produces the protein MSEHIVNVTDASFEQDVLKADGPVLVDYWAEWCGPCKMIAPVLDEVARDYQGKLKVCKLNIDENQDTPPKYGVRGIPTLMLFKDGNVEATKVGALSKSQLAAFLDANI, from the coding sequence ATGAGCGAACATATCGTCAACGTTACTGATGCCAGCTTCGAGCAGGACGTGCTGAAGGCCGACGGCCCTGTGCTGGTGGACTACTGGGCCGAGTGGTGCGGTCCGTGCAAGATGATCGCGCCGGTGCTGGACGAAGTCGCCAGGGACTATCAGGGCAAGCTGAAGGTCTGCAAGCTGAACATCGACGAGAACCAGGATACCCCGCCGAAATACGGTGTGCGTGGCATCCCTACCCTGATGCTGTTCAAGGACGGCAATGTCGAGGCGACCAAGGTCGGCGCACTGTCCAAGTCGCAGCTGGCGGCCTTCCTCGACGCCAATATCTGA
- a CDS encoding DedA family protein: MMLQQFLQDFGYFALFLGTFFEGETILVLAGFLAFRGYMQLDTVILTAFLGSYAGDQLWYFLGRRHGRRLLARKPRWQKLGDKALDHVRRHPDLWVLSFRFVYGLRTVMPVAIGLSGYPPARYLLLNGIGAIVWAAALGSAAYYFGSVLEGMLGNIKKYELMVLGGLIVLGLLLWLWRRFKTPRGNGAGGNADKSE, translated from the coding sequence ATGATGCTCCAACAATTCCTGCAGGACTTCGGCTATTTCGCCCTTTTTCTCGGTACTTTCTTCGAGGGCGAAACCATTCTCGTGCTGGCCGGGTTCCTTGCCTTCCGCGGCTACATGCAGCTGGATACCGTGATTCTCACCGCCTTCCTCGGCAGCTACGCCGGTGACCAACTCTGGTACTTCCTCGGACGCCGCCACGGCCGCCGGTTGCTGGCGCGCAAGCCGCGCTGGCAGAAGCTCGGCGACAAGGCGCTGGACCATGTGCGCCGCCATCCTGACCTGTGGGTGCTGAGTTTCCGCTTCGTCTACGGCCTGCGTACGGTGATGCCGGTGGCCATCGGCCTGTCCGGCTATCCACCGGCCCGCTATCTTCTTCTCAATGGCATCGGCGCCATCGTCTGGGCCGCTGCGCTGGGCTCCGCCGCCTACTATTTCGGCAGCGTACTGGAAGGCATGCTCGGCAACATCAAGAAATACGAACTCATGGTCCTCGGCGGCCTGATCGTGCTGGGCCTGCTGCTCTGGCTATGGCGGCGTTTCAAGACACCGCGCGGCAACGGCGCGGGCGGCAACGCCGACAAATCCGAGTGA
- the ppk1 gene encoding polyphosphate kinase 1, with the protein MNTQQGLDEIERIAADETVVANVESEAEVKMAETIPVETPPAVVPSVDDSSLYIHRELSQLQFNIRVLEQALDESYPLLERLKFLLIFSSNLDEFFEIRIAGLKKQITFAREQAGADGLLPHQALARISELVHEQVSRQYRILNETLLPELAKHQIRFIRRRHWTLKIKTWVRRFFRDEIAPIITPIGLDPTHPFPLLVNKSLNFIVELEGMDAFGRDSGLAIIPAPRLLPRIIRLPEDVGGEGDNYVFLSSMIHAHADDLFPGMKVKGCYQFRLTRNADLSVDTEDVEDLARALRGELFSRRYGDAVRLEVVDTCPQNLTNYLLKQFGLSESELYKVSGPVNLTRLFSVTGLESHPELQYPPFTPAIPRLLQKKENLFNVLSKLDVLLMHPFESFTPVIDLLRQAAKDPNVLAIKQTLYRSGANSEIVDALVEAARNGKEVTAVIELRARFDEESNLQLASRLQQAGAVVIYGVVGFKTHAKMMLILRREDGELRRYAHLGTGNYHAGNARLYTDYSLLTADVALCEDLHKLFNQLIGMGKTLRMKKLLHAPFTLKKNLLEMINREAAQAALGQPAHIMAKVNSLTDPKVIRALYKASQAGVRIDLVVRGMCCLRPGIPGVSHNIHVRSIIGRFLEHSRIYYFLNGGDEKLYLSSADWMERNLDMRVETCFPVEGKKLVQRVKKELETYLTDNTQAWVLQADGSYQRLSPTGNQNPRNTQATLLEKLAAPVLTAR; encoded by the coding sequence ATGAATACGCAGCAAGGACTTGATGAGATCGAACGTATCGCCGCCGACGAAACCGTAGTGGCGAACGTGGAAAGCGAAGCAGAAGTGAAGATGGCCGAAACGATCCCGGTGGAAACGCCACCTGCGGTGGTTCCCAGCGTGGATGACAGCAGCCTGTACATTCATCGCGAGCTCTCCCAGTTGCAGTTCAACATCCGCGTGCTGGAACAGGCGCTGGACGAGTCCTACCCGCTCCTGGAGCGGCTGAAGTTCCTCCTCATCTTCTCGAGCAACCTCGACGAGTTCTTCGAGATCCGCATCGCCGGCCTGAAGAAGCAGATCACCTTCGCCCGCGAGCAGGCCGGCGCCGACGGCCTGCTGCCGCACCAGGCCCTGGCGCGGATCAGCGAGCTGGTCCACGAGCAGGTATCGCGGCAGTACCGGATCCTCAACGAGACCCTGTTGCCGGAGCTGGCCAAGCACCAGATCCGCTTCATCCGCCGGCGTCACTGGACGCTGAAGATCAAGACCTGGGTGCGGCGCTTCTTCCGCGACGAGATCGCGCCGATCATCACCCCGATCGGCCTCGACCCGACCCACCCGTTCCCGCTGCTGGTGAACAAGAGCCTCAACTTCATCGTCGAGCTGGAGGGGATGGATGCCTTCGGCCGCGACTCCGGCCTGGCGATCATCCCGGCGCCGCGCCTGCTGCCACGGATCATCAGGCTGCCGGAAGACGTTGGCGGCGAGGGCGACAACTACGTGTTCCTGTCGTCGATGATCCACGCCCACGCCGACGACCTGTTCCCCGGCATGAAGGTGAAGGGCTGCTACCAGTTCCGCCTGACCCGCAACGCCGACCTGTCGGTGGACACCGAGGATGTCGAGGACCTGGCCCGCGCGCTGCGCGGCGAGCTGTTCTCGCGTCGCTACGGGGATGCGGTACGCCTGGAGGTGGTGGATACCTGCCCGCAGAACCTGACCAACTACCTGCTCAAGCAGTTCGGCCTGTCCGAAAGCGAGTTGTACAAGGTCAGCGGCCCGGTCAACCTGACCCGCCTGTTCAGCGTCACCGGCCTGGAAAGCCATCCGGAGCTGCAGTACCCGCCCTTCACCCCGGCGATCCCGCGTCTTTTGCAGAAGAAGGAAAACCTCTTCAACGTCCTCAGCAAGCTCGACGTGTTGCTGATGCACCCGTTCGAGTCCTTCACTCCGGTGATCGACCTGCTGCGCCAGGCCGCCAAGGATCCGAACGTGCTGGCGATCAAGCAAACCCTGTACCGCAGCGGCGCCAACTCTGAGATCGTCGACGCCCTGGTCGAGGCGGCACGCAACGGCAAGGAGGTCACCGCGGTGATCGAGCTGCGCGCCCGCTTCGACGAAGAGTCCAACCTGCAACTGGCCAGCCGCCTGCAACAGGCCGGTGCGGTAGTGATCTACGGCGTGGTCGGCTTCAAGACCCACGCCAAGATGATGCTGATCCTCCGTCGCGAGGACGGCGAACTGCGCCGCTACGCGCACCTGGGCACCGGCAACTACCATGCCGGCAACGCTCGCCTGTACACCGACTACAGCCTGCTGACCGCCGACGTGGCGCTCTGCGAGGACCTGCACAAGCTGTTCAACCAACTGATCGGGATGGGCAAGACGCTGCGCATGAAGAAGCTGTTACATGCGCCGTTCACCCTGAAGAAGAACCTGCTGGAAATGATCAACCGCGAGGCGGCCCAGGCGGCGCTCGGCCAGCCTGCGCACATCATGGCCAAGGTCAACTCGCTGACCGATCCGAAGGTCATCCGCGCCCTGTACAAGGCCAGCCAGGCCGGGGTCAGGATCGACCTGGTGGTGCGTGGCATGTGCTGCCTGCGGCCAGGCATCCCGGGGGTCTCGCACAATATCCACGTGCGCTCGATCATCGGACGCTTCCTCGAGCACAGCCGCATCTACTACTTCCTCAACGGCGGCGACGAGAAGCTCTATCTCTCCAGCGCCGACTGGATGGAGCGCAACCTCGACATGCGCGTCGAGACCTGCTTCCCGGTGGAAGGCAAGAAGCTGGTGCAGCGGGTCAAGAAGGAACTGGAAACGTATCTGACCGACAACACCCAGGCCTGGGTGTTGCAGGCCGACGGTAGCTACCAGCGGCTCAGCCCCACCGGTAACCAGAACCCCCGCAATACCCAGGCGACCCTGCTGGAGAAGCTGGCCGCGCCGGTGCTTACCGCACGTTGA
- the rho gene encoding transcription termination factor Rho: MNLTELKQKPIAELLEMSDAMGLENMARSRKQDIIFALLKKHAKSGEEISGDGVLEILQDGFGFLRSADSSYLAGPDDIYVSPSQIRRFNLRTGDTIIGKIRPPKEGERYFALLKVDSINFDRPENAKNKILFENLTPLFPNERMKMEAGNGSTEDLTGRVIDLCAPIGKGQRGLIVAPPKAGKTIMLQNIASNITRNNPECHLIVLLIDERPEEVTEMQRTVRGEVVASTFDEPPTRHVQVAEMVIEKAKRLVEHKKDVVILLDSITRLARAYNTVIPSSGKVLTGGVDAHALEKPKRFFGAARNIEEGGSLTILATALVETGSKMDEVIYEEFKGTGNMELPLDRKIAEKRVFPAININRSGTRREELLTSEDELQRMWILRKILHPMDEISAIEFLIDKLKQTKTNDEFFDSMKRK, translated from the coding sequence ATGAATCTGACCGAACTCAAGCAAAAGCCGATTGCCGAACTGCTGGAAATGTCCGATGCCATGGGCCTGGAAAACATGGCCCGTTCGCGCAAGCAGGACATCATCTTCGCCCTGCTGAAGAAGCACGCGAAAAGTGGTGAAGAGATCTCCGGCGATGGCGTGCTGGAGATTCTTCAGGACGGCTTCGGCTTCCTGCGCTCCGCCGACTCTTCCTACCTGGCCGGCCCCGACGACATCTATGTCTCGCCGAGCCAGATCCGGCGCTTCAACCTGCGCACGGGCGACACCATCATCGGCAAGATCCGGCCGCCGAAAGAGGGCGAGCGTTACTTCGCCCTGCTCAAGGTCGACTCGATCAACTTCGATCGTCCGGAGAATGCGAAGAACAAGATTCTCTTCGAGAACCTGACGCCGCTGTTCCCCAACGAGCGGATGAAGATGGAAGCCGGCAACGGCTCCACCGAAGACCTGACCGGCCGCGTCATCGATCTCTGCGCGCCGATCGGCAAGGGCCAGCGCGGCCTGATCGTGGCGCCGCCGAAGGCGGGCAAGACCATCATGCTGCAGAACATCGCCAGCAACATCACCCGCAACAACCCCGAATGCCACCTGATCGTCCTGCTGATCGACGAGCGCCCTGAGGAAGTGACCGAAATGCAGCGCACCGTGCGCGGCGAAGTGGTCGCCTCGACCTTTGACGAACCGCCGACCCGTCACGTACAGGTCGCCGAGATGGTGATCGAGAAGGCCAAGCGCCTGGTCGAGCACAAGAAGGACGTGGTCATCCTGCTCGACTCCATCACCCGTCTGGCGCGGGCCTACAACACCGTGATCCCCAGCTCCGGCAAGGTGCTCACCGGCGGTGTCGACGCCCATGCCCTGGAGAAGCCGAAGCGCTTCTTCGGCGCCGCGCGGAACATCGAAGAGGGCGGTTCTCTTACGATTCTCGCCACGGCGTTGGTGGAAACCGGCTCGAAGATGGACGAGGTGATCTACGAGGAATTCAAGGGTACCGGCAACATGGAACTCCCATTGGATCGCAAGATCGCCGAGAAGCGCGTGTTCCCGGCCATCAACATCAACCGTTCGGGTACCCGCCGCGAAGAGCTGCTGACCAGCGAGGACGAGCTCCAGCGCATGTGGATCCTGCGCAAGATCCTGCACCCGATGGACGAGATCTCCGCGATCGAATTCCTCATCGACAAGCTCAAGCAGACCAAGACCAACGATGAGTTCTTCGATTCGATGAAACGGAAGTAG
- a CDS encoding thioesterase family protein, with product MSETPSSALPDDVHQLVADFFQRIPFNRMLGIRVVSLGRERVVLDLPMKDELIGNFVQGILHGGVISSLLDVTGGAMALIGALERHRELPGHERMARLSKLGTIDLRVDYLRPGRGRTFTAHAVPLRSGNKVAVVRSELHSDDGTLVAVGTGTYLCG from the coding sequence ATGAGCGAAACGCCCTCCTCCGCCCTGCCTGACGACGTCCACCAACTGGTGGCGGATTTCTTCCAGCGCATCCCCTTCAACCGCATGCTCGGCATCCGCGTGGTGAGCCTCGGCCGCGAGCGGGTAGTCCTCGACCTGCCGATGAAGGACGAACTGATCGGCAACTTCGTCCAGGGCATTCTCCACGGCGGGGTGATCTCCAGCCTGCTCGACGTCACCGGCGGTGCGATGGCCCTGATCGGCGCCCTCGAACGGCATCGCGAACTGCCAGGCCACGAGCGCATGGCGCGGCTGTCGAAGCTCGGCACCATCGACTTGCGCGTCGACTACCTGCGCCCGGGACGCGGCCGGACGTTCACCGCCCATGCGGTGCCGCTTCGCTCGGGCAACAAGGTCGCAGTGGTGCGCTCGGAACTGCATAGCGACGACGGCACGCTGGTCGCCGTCGGTACCGGTACCTATCTGTGCGGCTGA